One window from the genome of Diabrotica virgifera virgifera chromosome 6, PGI_DIABVI_V3a encodes:
- the LOC126886062 gene encoding uncharacterized protein LOC126886062, with translation MCSICKGNYFHESCAEKSGAMKGNTIKCGQCAKSEVKSDEVDFSSNKSKEISEFQKLFQKMEESMEFLSSKFDTLTVENQNALRELRDMKRENIQLKTKVSQLEKRICELEIKEFSCNLEIHGTQIKNEDPKEVLMEIANDLLSCNFNSQDVSDCFKQETKNGAIIVAKMRSRDIKTKFIKARKNRKMESNMLSCNKNKENTSKIYINEQLTFTNRNLFNIAYKLKKERKYKYCWTKNGRVYVKKSDDSEPIYIHNEDIIKTL, from the coding sequence ATGTGCAGTATTTGTAAGGGAAATTATTTTCACGAGAGTTGTGCAGAAAAATCTGGAGCAATGAAAGGAAATACAATCAAATGTGGTCAATGTGCAAAAAGTGAGGTTAAGTCGGATGAAGTCGATTTTTCTTCAAACAAATCAAAGGAAATCTCAGAGTTTCAAAAGTTATTTCAGAAAATGGAAGAATCTATGGAATTCCTGAGCAGCAAATTTGATACTCTTACAGTGGAAAATCAAAATGCATTACGGGAATTGCGAGATATGAAAAGAGAAAATATCCAATTAAAAACCAAAGTTAGCCAGCTGGAAAAAAGAATCTGTGAACTAGAAATCAAAGAATTTTCCTGTAACCTAGAGATTCACGGAACTCAAATCAAAAATGAAGATCCCAAAGAAGTTCTAATGGAAATTGCTAATGATCTTTTATCATGTAATTTTAATAGTCAAGATGTGTCAGACTGCTTCAAACAAGAAACCAAAAATGGAGCAATAATTGTTGCAAAGATGAGATCACGTGATATAAAAACTAAGTTTATCAAAGCACGAAAAAATCGTAAAATGGAATCTAATATGCTGAGTTGCAACAAAAACAAAGAGAATACCTCAAAGATCTATATAAACGAGCAGCTCACCTTTACAAACAGAAACTTGTTTAACAttgcatacaaattaaaaaaggaaAGGAAATACAAATACTGTTGGACAAAAAATGGTAGggtatatgtaaaaaaatctgaTGATTCTGAGCCAATTTACATTCACAATGAGGATATTATCAAAACTCTTTAA